The Acidobacteriota bacterium DNA window AAGTTGCTTAGCCATAATTTAAACCTCCTTTATCGAAAGAAGGTTTAAATCATAGCGTGTCCAAAAAGTCCACTTTTAAACTTTAAATCATTGAATAATAGTCCATTTTTAATTTTTAGTTGACATATTCCTTTTGAGCTGTTGACATAAAAGGAAGATATAATGATAATAAATGTTTAAATGAAAATAGCAGTTGGTTCGGATCATGCAGGGTATAGAATAAAAGAAGCCATAAAAAAATATCTACAAAACCACAACTATAAATTCTATGACTTCGGAACCCATGATGAACAACCAGTTGATTATGTTGATTTTGGAGAATTTGTGGCCAAGAGTGTCTCAACTGGTAATTTTAGCAGAGGAATTCTAATATGCGGGACCGGAATCGGAATGAGCATTGTTGCCAATAAATTCAAGGGAGTTAAAGCAGCATTATGCCATGATGAATTTACTGCAAAAATGAGCAGAGAACACAATGATTCAAATGTTTTGACAATTGGTGGAAGAGTTGTTGATGAGGAGAAAGCATTAAAAATTGTTGATATCTGGCTTAAAACGCCTTTTTTAGGTGGGAGACACGAAAGAAGGGTTGACAAAATTTCGTTAATCGATGAAAAAAATTTCAAATGAATTATAGTGTCGAAAAAAAGGCTCTGAGAATCAGAGTATTTGGAGTTGTGCAGGGAGTTGGATTCAGACCTTTCATATTCAGAATCGCGAAAAGATTTGGATATCATGGATGGGTAAAGAATTTTGGTAAAGGAGTAGAAATATTTTTAGAAAGAGAAAATAAAAATTATAAAGATTTCAATGATTTTCTTTCTGCCCTTGAAAACGAAAAGCCTCCTTTAGCGGAAATAAAATCAATAAAAATATACAATGAAAACATAAAACATTTTGATGATTTCACCATCCTTCCTTCTAAGGAAGAAGAATCTTTTGTTTTTATATCACCGGATATTTCTGTATGCGAAGATTGTCTCAGAGAATTGTTTAATCCCGATGACAGGCGTTACAGGTATCCCTTTATAAATTGCACAAATTGTGGACCTCGATACACTATTATAAAAAAACTTCCCTATGACAGGTCAAAGACAACAATGGAGAACTTTAAGTTATGCGAAAAATGTAGCAAAGAATATTCATCTCCTGAAGACAGAAGGTTCCATGCCCAACCAGTTGCCTGTGATGAATGTGGTCCTCATGTTTCCCTTATCAATTCAAAAGATCGCTCGATTCTTTATGAAAAAGATTCCTCAATCTTTAAAGCTCAACAATTTTTAAGGGAAGGGTTTATTTTAGCTGTAAAAGGCCTTGGAGGTTTTCATCTTTTTTCAAACCCTTTTAATCTTGAAACAACTAATAGAATGAGACGATTTAAAAAAAGAGAAAGAAAGCCCTTTGCATTGATGGCAAAGGATATATACACGATAAAAAAATACTGCTATGTCTCTCCTGAAGAAGAAAAATTTCTTCTCTCTCCGAGAAGACCGATAGTTCTTTTAAAAAAGAAAAGAGACATTGAAAAAATTGCTCCTTTTCTTGACGAACTTGGCATCATGCTACCGTATACCCCTCTTCATCATCTCCTGATCAACAATTTAGACCTGTTAATTGCAACCTCATCCAATTTTGCTGAAAGTCCTATCATAAAAGATGATAAAGAAAAAGAGCTCTATGAAATTTCAGACTTTGTGCTAACTCACAATCGTCCAATTCATATGAGAGTGGATGATTCAGTTTTAAAAATATCAAATGGTAAGCCACTTTTCTTAAGAAGAGCAAGGGGTTATGTTTCTGAACCTCTTGAAGTCCCTGAAGAATTGAAAATTGAAAAACACTTAATTGCTCTCGGAGGGGAGCTGAAAAATACGATATCTTTTTATAAAAATGGATATATAATCCCATCCCAGTATCTGGGAGATTTAAAGGATTGGAGAAATCAGAAATATTTAAGAGAAGCTCTTAATCATATAAAGAAATTATTTGAGGTAAATCCAGAAGTTGTAATCACAGACCTTCACCCTGATTTTTTCACAACGAACTACGCAGAAAAGATGGGAATAAGGCACTTAAAAGTTCAACATCATTTTGCCCATATCCTTGCAACGATGGTAGAAAATCAAATCTCTCCAGATGAAAAAATACTGGGAGTAGCTCTTGATGGCGTGGGATTCGGAACCGACAACAGAATCTGGGGAGGTGAATTCCTCATCTGTGATTATCGAAACTTTAATAGATTTGCCCATTTTGAATACGTCCCGCAGCCAGGTGGAGATAAGGCAACAAAAGAGCCATGGCGGATGGCACTGAGTTATCTATTTCATAACAGTCCTGATAAAAATCTAAATTTAGATTTTATAAAAGCTATCGAATCCTTTAGATACATTGAAGATTCAAAAATTAAATCAGTCCTTGAAATATTAAAAAAAGAAATTTATTCTCCTCTTACATCAAGTGCTGGAAGATTATTCGATGCAGTTTCTTTCCTTATAGGAACATCACCAGAAACAACTGATTATGAAGCAGAAGCACCCATGAGAATGGAGTCCATCGTGGAAAATAATTTTTTTGAAAGTTATGACTTTGAAATAATAAAAAGAAAAGCAATTTCAATTTCTTTTAAAAAAACTATCCAGGGAATAATTTCAGATTTAAATAAAATAAACGCAGCCCGAATTGCATCAAAATTTCACAACACTTTAGCAAAAACTGTTTTAGAGATTTCAAAAATCGCAGTGAACCAAGAGAAAATCAAAAAAGTTTTATTGGGAGGCGGTGTTTTTCTAAACCGAATATTGCTTGAAAGAACGATAAAATTGCTTTCAGACAATGGGATTAAAGTCATAAGACCTGAAAAATTCTCCCCAAATGACGAAAGCATATCTCTTGGCCAGATTGCCTATGGGTTAGGATTTTTTATTAATAATAAAAGTATTCATAAATGAATATTTTGAACAGGAATGATGAGATGAGAAACAGACCTCCCTTCTCAGAAAGATTTACTTCAGGAGAAATAAAATTAGATGAAAGAAGAAGGTAGACATACTTTCAATGGAATAAGAAAAGCTCTAAAAGAGAAAGAAAACCCGAAAAAGGCTCAAAAAATGAAAAGGTTTTTTAAAGAAGATGTTTTTTATTATGGAGTCGAAAGAAAAGATATTGCACAAATTGCAAAAGAATCATATAGATATTACAAAAAGAATGATGATTTTTCAGAAGCCTTCAAAATGTCTGAAAAATTATTCTCCACGGGAATAATGGAGGAAGCCACTGTGGCTGTTGATATGCTGAAAGGATTTCAAAAGAAATTTGACCTTAATGTTTTTAAATCTCTTGATAAATGGATAGACTATATATCTAACTGGGCTCAGTGTGATTCTCTCTGTATGGCTCTAATTGGCCCGATAATTTTTTATTATAACTCAACCATAGAGGATTTGATGAGATGGGCTGAATCAGAAAATCTATGGAGAAGAAGAGCTTCTGCTGTCTCGCTTATATATTCAGTCAAAAAAGGAAGATACTTAGAAGAAACTTTCAAGTTAGCAAAAAAATTGATGTATGACAAAGAAGATATGGTGCAGAAAGGAGTTGGCTGGCTTCTTAAAGAAGCAGGAGGAAAATTTCCTGAAAGAGTTGCTGATTTTCTTTTAAAGCATAGAAATAATTTTTCAAGGCTCGTCCTCCGCTATTCTTGCGAAAAACTCCCCCTCAAACTAAAAAATAAAATTCTTTCAAAATAAT harbors:
- the hypF gene encoding carbamoyltransferase HypF; this translates as MNYSVEKKALRIRVFGVVQGVGFRPFIFRIAKRFGYHGWVKNFGKGVEIFLERENKNYKDFNDFLSALENEKPPLAEIKSIKIYNENIKHFDDFTILPSKEEESFVFISPDISVCEDCLRELFNPDDRRYRYPFINCTNCGPRYTIIKKLPYDRSKTTMENFKLCEKCSKEYSSPEDRRFHAQPVACDECGPHVSLINSKDRSILYEKDSSIFKAQQFLREGFILAVKGLGGFHLFSNPFNLETTNRMRRFKKRERKPFALMAKDIYTIKKYCYVSPEEEKFLLSPRRPIVLLKKKRDIEKIAPFLDELGIMLPYTPLHHLLINNLDLLIATSSNFAESPIIKDDKEKELYEISDFVLTHNRPIHMRVDDSVLKISNGKPLFLRRARGYVSEPLEVPEELKIEKHLIALGGELKNTISFYKNGYIIPSQYLGDLKDWRNQKYLREALNHIKKLFEVNPEVVITDLHPDFFTTNYAEKMGIRHLKVQHHFAHILATMVENQISPDEKILGVALDGVGFGTDNRIWGGEFLICDYRNFNRFAHFEYVPQPGGDKATKEPWRMALSYLFHNSPDKNLNLDFIKAIESFRYIEDSKIKSVLEILKKEIYSPLTSSAGRLFDAVSFLIGTSPETTDYEAEAPMRMESIVENNFFESYDFEIIKRKAISISFKKTIQGIISDLNKINAARIASKFHNTLAKTVLEISKIAVNQEKIKKVLLGGGVFLNRILLERTIKLLSDNGIKVIRPEKFSPNDESISLGQIAYGLGFFINNKSIHK
- the rpiB gene encoding ribose 5-phosphate isomerase B is translated as MKIAVGSDHAGYRIKEAIKKYLQNHNYKFYDFGTHDEQPVDYVDFGEFVAKSVSTGNFSRGILICGTGIGMSIVANKFKGVKAALCHDEFTAKMSREHNDSNVLTIGGRVVDEEKALKIVDIWLKTPFLGGRHERRVDKISLIDEKNFK
- a CDS encoding DNA alkylation repair protein, producing the protein MKEEGRHTFNGIRKALKEKENPKKAQKMKRFFKEDVFYYGVERKDIAQIAKESYRYYKKNDDFSEAFKMSEKLFSTGIMEEATVAVDMLKGFQKKFDLNVFKSLDKWIDYISNWAQCDSLCMALIGPIIFYYNSTIEDLMRWAESENLWRRRASAVSLIYSVKKGRYLEETFKLAKKLMYDKEDMVQKGVGWLLKEAGGKFPERVADFLLKHRNNFSRLVLRYSCEKLPLKLKNKILSK